The nucleotide sequence GTGTCGTCCCGGCGAACGCCGGGACCCATACCGCGGAAGCTATCGAGGGACGGGGCTGGCAGTTGCCTGCCTCACGCCAGCCGGTGGCTATGGGTCCCGGCTCGGAGGCCGGGACGACACCGAATTTGTGGCGGGCAGTGTTGGCTCTCACTATGCCGCCTGCCGTAGCCCCGCGAGGAACGTGTCCACACTCTTGAACAGGTCGTTGGCGCGCTTGCCGAGGTCGCGCGTGGCGACCATGACGTGATCGGCGAGTTGGCGCGACTGTTCGGCGGCGTCGCTGGCGCCAACCACGTTCTTCGACACCTCGGTGGTGCCGGACGCTGCCTGCTGGACGCTGCGCGCGATCTCGCGCGTCGCCGAGCCCTGTTGTTCGACGGCCGCGGCGATGGTCGCGGCGATGCCGCTGATTTCCTGGATCGTCGTGCTGATGCCGCCGATCGCGGTGACGCAGTCCGAGGTCGCGGCCTGGATCGAGGTGACCTGGCCGGCGATCTCCTCGGTCGCCTTGGCGGTCTGGCCGGCCAGCTCCTTGACCTCGGCGGCAACGACGGCGAAGCCGCGGCCGGCCTCGCCGGCGCGTGCCGCCTCGATCGTGGCGTTGAGCGCCAGCAGGTTGGTCTGGCTCGCGATCGCATCGATCAGGCGCAGCACGTCGCCGATCTTCTCGGCGGCCGCGGCGAGGCTGCTGACCATTTCCGTGGTCTGCCGCGCCTTGATGACGGCGCCATCGGCCACCTTGCTCGAATGCGCGACCTGGCGGCCGATCTCGGTGACGGAGGAGGCGAGCTCCTCGGAGGCGGCGGCGACCGTCGACACGCCACTCGATGCCTCCTCGGAGGCCGCCGCAGCCGCAGCCGTGCGCTGCGAGGTGCCGTTGACGCTGATCGTGATCTCCTCGACGACGCGCTCCATGTCGGCGGTCGCCTTGGCCACCGACGACACCACGCCCTTGACGTCGGCCTCGAAGCGGTCGGCCATCTGCCGCTGCAGCGCCTGCTTGTCGTGCTCGGCCTGAAGCTGGCTCGCCTCCTGCGCCTCGCGCAGGCTGCTGGTCTCGATCATGTTGCGGCGGAAGACGTCGACGGCCTGGGCCATGGTGCCGAGCTCGTCCTTGCGCTCGCCGCCGGGGATCGCGACATCGGTGTCACCGCTCGACAGCCGGTGCATCACGGCTGTGATCGCGACCAGCGGACGCGAGATGCCGCGCGCGACGAACAGCGCGACCGCGACCGCGAGCAGCAGGATCACGAGCGTGCCGAGGATCAGCTGCTGTTGTGCGCTGCTGGCGGCGGCTTGATAGGCGGTGGTGTCCTTGATCACCTCGAGCACGGCGATCGGGTCACCGGCGTAGTTCTTGATCTGGCCGACATAGACCGCGGCCGGCCGGCCGGCCAAGGTGGCGTCGCGCTGGATCGGCGCGCCCTTGAACACCGCCTGCACCTCATCGGTCGTGGCGACGACGTCGTCGCCGAACGTCGACGACAGCCGCTTCGGCTGGCCCTCGTTGATCCAGTACACCGCGAGATCGATGCCGAAGCGCTGCTTGGCGCGGTCGACGAACTCCTTGCCGAAGGCGGCACCGACATCGACGGTCGCGATCGCCTTGCCGTCGCGCATGATCGGCGTCATGCCGAAGATGCCGAGCGACAGCCGGCTCTGCTCGACGCCGGCGATCTGCTTGCCGGTCTGGTTGGCCTGCACCACCGTCAGGCGGCGCTTGGAGGTGTCGTCGCCGAACACCTTTGGCTCATGGACGCGATAGAAATTGGTGGCGGGCGGCGCCCACACGTTCACCAGCGGAATGCCCTGCGCCTTCAGCGAGGTCATGGCGCCGCCGAGCAGGGCGCCAAGCGCATCGCGATCCCCTTTGAGATAGGCGTCGGCGATCGGCGGCAGCGCCGCGAGCGTCGAGCTCACCGCGAGCGCCGCGCGGCCCTCATAGTCGATGCCGGCGGCCACGCTGTCGAATTGCAGCTTGAGCTGCTGCTCCAGCGCCAGACGGGTCAGCGCGCGCTGCTGGATCACGGAGAAGGTGCCGAGCACGGCGCAGGCGATGGCGACAGTGAGGGAGAGCGCGACGATGAGACGGGCGGAGATCGACCGGAGGCGGGACATTCGGGGCATTCCTTGCTTTGCAGCAAGGGTCCCAGAATACCATTAAGGAAGAGATACCGTAATTGTACGGAAGCGCTGGTTTTGCAGCGAAATCCGGACTTTCTTCAGCCTATCGTGCTGATGAAACCGCGAGGCGAGCCGCAGCCGCGCCTCAGCTGTCCACCTTGAGCGCGGCGATGAAGGCTTCCTGCGGGATGTCGACCTTGCCGAACTGCCGCATCTTTTTCTTGCCTTCCTTCTGCTTCTCCAGAAGCTTGCGCTTACGGGTGATGTCGCCGCCGTAGCACTTCGCGGTGACGTCCTTGCGCAGCGCGCGCACGGTCTCGCGGGCGATCACCTTGCCGCCGATCGCCGCCTGGATCGGGATCTGGAACATGTGCGGCGGGATCAAATCCTTCATCTTCTCGACCATCGCGCGTCCCCGGCCTTCGGCGCGGGTCCGGTGCACCAGCATCGACAGGGCGTCGACCGGCTCGTTGTTGACGAGGATCTGCATCTTCACGAGGTCGGCCGGCTTGTAGTCGGTCAGATGATAGTCGAACGAAGCATAGCCCTTGGAGACCGATTTCAGCCGGTCGTAGAAGTCGAACACGACCTCGTTGAGCGGCAGGTCGTATTTGACCATCGCGCGGGCGCCCACATAGGTGAGCTCCTTCTGATTGCCGCGGCGGTCCTGGCAGAGCTTGAGCACGCTGCCGAGATATTCGTCCGGCGTCAGGATGGTGGCCTCGATCCACGGCTCCTGGATCTCGGCGATCTTGACCACGTCCGGCATGTCGACCGGGTTGTGGATCTCGATCTCCTCGCCGTCGGTCAGCTTCATCTTGTAGATGACGGATGGCGCGGTCGCGATCAGGTTGAGATCGAACTCGCGGGAGAGCCGCTCCTGGATGATCTCCAGGTGCAACAGGCCGAGGAAGCCGCAGCGGAAGCCGAAGCCGAGCGCGGCTGACGTTTCCATCTCGAACGAGAAGCTGGCGTCGTTGAGCCGGAGCTTGCCCATCGCTGCGCGCAGCGTCTCGAAATCGTCGGCGTCGACCGGGAACAGGCCGCAGAACACCACCGGAATCGCCGGCTTGAAGCCCGGCAGCATCTCCGACACCGGCTTGCGGTCGTCGGTGATGGTGTCGCCGACGCGGGTGTCGGCCACTTCCTTGATCGCAGCGGTGATGAAGCCGACCTCGCCGGGGCCGAGCTCGTCGACCTGGGTCATCTTCGGCGTGAAGAAGCCGACGCGCTCGACGTCATAGGCCGCACCCGTGCCCATCATGCGGATGCGGCTACCCTTCTTCATGACGCCGTCGACGATGCGCACGAGAACGACGACGCCGAGATAGACGTCGTACCAGCTGTCGACCAGCAACGCCTTCAGGGTCGCGTCGCGGTCGCCCTTCGGCGGCGGCAGGCGGGTGACGATGGCTTCGAGCACGTCCGGAATGCCGAGGCCCGTCTTGGCCGAGATCATCACGGCGTCGGAGGCGTCGATGCCGATGACGTCCTCGATCTGCTGCTTGATCTTCTCCGGCTCGGCCGCCGGCAGGTCGATCTTGTTGAGGACCGGGACGATCTCGTGGTTGTTGTCGAGCGCCTGGTAGACGTTGGCGAGCGTCTGCGCCTCGACACCCTGGCTGGCGTCGACCACCAGCAGCGAGCCCTCGCAGGCGGCCAGCGACCGCGAGACTTCGTAAGCGAAGTCGACGTGGCCGGGCGTGTCCATCAGGTTGAAGATGTAATCCTTGCCGTCCTTGGCGCGGTATTGCAGGCGCACGGTTTGCGCCTTGATGGTGATGCCGCGCTCGCGCTCGATATCCATCGAATCGAGCACCTGCTCCTTGCCCGCCATCTCGCGGTCCGACAACCCGCCGGTCATCTGGATCAGGCGGTCGGCCAGCGTGGACTTTCCATGGTCGATATGGGCGACGATGGAGAAGTTGCGGATGTTGGGAATGGGGACGGTCGTCATGGGCCGCGCAAATAGCATCTCACGCCCCCAACCAGCAACCATATTGCTGAATTTCCAGGGCCTTTCTTCACGCCAAGCTGATTCCCCGAGCGCCCAAAACAGGCTACCGAGGGCGGATGTCGAGTACCTCTCTGCCGCATCAGGCGGTCCGCCCGCGCAATCGCTTGGGGCCGCAGCGTTTGGCCGCATGGCTGGTGGCGCGCGCCACCGCGCCCGCGACCTCTTTCTGGGTCGTGATCGGCTTCGTTCTCGTCCATGTGGTGCTGTGGACGGCGATCCTGACCAATCTGAAGGCGGCGCAGGACGTCCATATGGACGTTGCCGAGGCCTATGCCTGGGGCAGCCGCTTCCTGCTCGGCTATGGCAAGCATCCGCCCCTGTCGGGCTGGATCGCCGGTCTCTGGTTCTCGGTGTTTCCGGTCAAGGACTGGGCGACCTATGCGCTCGCGATGGCGATGGTGGGCTGCGGACTGGTCATCGTCTGGTTCGCGAGCCTGAAAGTGGTCGACCGCCGCCGGGCCTTCTTCGTCGTGGTCATGGTCGCGCTGTATCCGATCTTCAATTTCAAAGGATTCAAGTACAACGCCGATCTGGTCCAGCTCTTGACCCTGCCGCTGGTCGTGCTCGCCTATCTCAACGCCTTCGAGAAGCGCAGCGTCGTCTCCGGCATCTGGCTCGGCCTCGCCGGCGCGGCGGCGCTGATGACCAAATATTGGGTGCTGACCATGATCGGCGCCATCGGCCTCGCCGCGCTGCTGCATCCGGAGCGCATGCGCTTCCTGGCCTCGCCGGCGCCGTGGGTCGCGATCGCCACCATGCTCCTGGCGATGGTTCCGCACCTGGTGTGGCTGTGGCAGGTCCACTTCGTCCCGCTCACCTATGCCGGCGATGTCTATTCGCTGTCGGATCGCGGTCGCGCCGCCGGGCTCGTGCTCGGCTATGTCGGGCATAATCTCGCGCTGCTCGCTTTGCCGGTGGCCTTGGCCGCGCTGGTACTCGCCTGGCCGCCGCGCTTCGCCTTCCACAATTGGCGGCGTGGTCCCAATCCCGGCGTCAACCGCAGCCAGGCGCTCAATGTCTGGTGGGTGCAGGCGATCGTCGCGGTCGGGCCGCCGCTCGGCGGCCTCGCCTTCACGATCTACATGAAGACCGATTGGGGCATCTCGCTGTTCTTCCTGGTGCCGCTGGCGCTGGTGTCGATCCCGGCGCTGCGGCCGCGGCGGACCATGCTGCCGCGGCTCGCCGCGCTCTGGCTGGTGCTGTCGCTGCTGACGCTGGCCGCCTCGCCCTGGATCGCCCGGCGCGAGATGGCCGCCAACCCGAACGGCGTCACCGGCTATGGCGCGAGGTCGCAGCTGGCGCAGCAGCTGACCCAGGCCTGGCACGCCCGGTTCGGCTCGCCCTGGAAACATGCCGCCGGCTATTCCGAGATGGACACGCCGATGACGTTCTACAGCCCCGACCATCCGCGGCCGTTCACGGTGCCCTATACGGCGGAGGAGACCTGGGGCTCCGGCCTGAGCACGCTGGAGGACCTCAAGCGCGACGGCTTCATCGGCGTCTGCGACACCACCGACAACCGCATCGCGTCCTGCGAGGCCTGGATGGCCAAGGAGGCGCCCCACGCCGAGCCCCTGGTGATGACCACCCAGCGCTTCTTCCACGGCCTGGCGGGCCCTGCAATCGTGTGGAAGGTGTATATTCAAGGGCCGGGGAAGTAGCCGCGGGATACGTTTGAATAAAGGGTCGAGATGCTGCGCGGCGAACGGTGCGCTCCCTCGCCCCGTCCTTCACGGGGAGAGGGCTGGGGTGAGGGGCAGCCACGCCCACCGACCGTGCAGAGAGACCCCCTCACCCGGATTGCATCGTCCAATGCAATCCGACCTCTCAGCGCGAGCGAAGCTCGGCGCGGCCCCGCAAAGGGGGCGTGGTATAAGACACCGTCACACGCCTTCTTCGTGGAACTTGTCGTTCACGAGATCAGTGATCGCCTGCAGCGCGGCTTCGGCCTCGGGCCCCGTCGCCGACACCAGGATCTTGGTGCCCGGCGCCGCCGCCAGCATCATCAGGCCCATGATCGAGCGGCCGCCGACGGTCTCGCCGCCGCGCGTCACCCAGACCTCGGCCTGGAACTTCTCGACCATCTGCACGAATTTCGCGGAGGCCCGCGCATGCAGGCCGCGCTTGTTGGTGATCAGGAGCTCCCGCGACATCGCGTCGGCAGGCACGGCCGGCCCGGCGATATTGTCCTGCGGCGCGTCCTCGTCGCTCATTTGCCGGCAAGCACCCGGCTGGCGATGGTGACGTACTTCCGGCCCGCCTCCTGCGCCATGGCGATGGCGTCAGGCAGCGAGCGCTCCTCACGCACCTTGGCGAGCTTCACCAGCATGGGCAGGTTGATGCCGGCGAGCACTTCGACCTTGGGCCGGCTCATGCAGGAGATCGCAAGGTTCGACGGCGTGCCGCCGAACATGTCGGTGAGGATGGCGACGCCGTCGCCGGTGTCCACGCGGTTCACGGCTTCGATGATGTCGCTGCGACAGAGATCGGAATCATCGTCGGCGCCAATCGTGACCGCTTCAATTTGCTTTTGAGGACCCATGACGTGTTCGAGCGCCGCCCTGAACTCGTCGGCGAGGCGCCCATGGGTCACCAGTACCAGGCCAATCATCGGATACTCCTCGCGGGCGCCTTGGGTGCACCGCACGAACGCGCCACTTTGACCATCCGGAGCCCCCGCGCAAGAGGGCATATTCGCGATTCTCCCGGATTTAGAGGTAGGGGCGGGGGAGCTGGCGACGGTCTATCGGGTCGCGATAGTGGGGGTGATATGGTTACCAATTCGCTCCACACAATCGGCCGAAAGATTACCGTGTCATGAACTCTCGGTCGTGGTTAGCGCAGCCACAACCAGCGGCAGGGGCTCGTAACCCCTGCCGACCGGAATTCGCGGCAGCTCGATACCGTTTTCGCGCCAACGCAGCGCCTCCGGGGATGGCAGCCGCGCCGCATCCTCGGCCATCAAATCGACAATGAGACCAATCGGCGCCCCGGACACGTGGTCGCAGGAGCGGATGCCGAGGCCGCGAATCTCGATCAGGCCGGCCAGGGATGGGGCAGGACTGACCCATATTTCTCCGCCGCGTGTGGCGAGATGAACACGGTCGTCGCCGACCAGAACGGCCGGTGGGATCTGTCCCGCGCGTCCGGCGAGAATCAGATCGAAGGCGAGGCGCGATTTGCCGGAGCCCGAGGGGCCGCGGATCAGCACGGCGCGATCCCCGACCTTGACGGCGGAGGCATGGATGCTGGCCGTGGCGGCGCTCACGACGCCGGAAGCCGGACGATGAAGCGTGCACCCGCCACGGTCGGATTGCCGTCGGCGTCGACCGGGCCGGGCCGGTTCTCGGCCCAGATCCGCCCGCCATGGGCGTCGATGATCTGCTTGGAGATCGACAGGCCCAAACCGGAGTTCTGGCCAAAGCCCTGGTGCGGCCGGTCGGTGTAGAAGCGCTCGAAGATGCGCTGCAGGGCGTCCTCGCGGATGCCCGGACCGTCATCGTCGACGGTGATCTCGATTTCGGAACGAACGCGCCGGCAGGTGATGCGCACCTTGCCGCCGGCAGCCGAGAACGACTGCGCATTCGACAGCAGGTTCGAGATCACCTGGCCGAGCCGCGAATCATGGCCCGGCACCGAGAAGGTGTCGTTGACCCCGCGGCCTTCGAAGCGGACCTCGACGGCGACATCAGTGCCGTTTTTCTTGGTCTCATTGGCGACCGACGTCAGCGTGTTCAAGAGCCGGCGCAGGTCGACCAGCGTCATGTCCTGGCGCTGCAGCTCGGCATCGAGCCGGCTGGCGTCGGAAATGTCCGAGATCAGCCGGTCCAGCCGCTTCACGTCGTGCTCGATGACCGCAAGCAGGCGGGCGCGGCTGTTGTCGTTGCGCGCCAGCGGCAGCGTCTCGACCGCCGAGCGCAGCGAGGTCAGCGGGTTCTTCAACTCGTGGGCGACGTCGGCGGCGAACATCTCGATCGCCTCGATCCGGGCATAGAGCGCATCCGTCATGTCGCGCAACGCGCCGGAGAGATGGCCGATCTCGTCCCGGCGGCGGGTGAAGTCGGGGATCTCGACGCGGGTCTTGATGCGGCGGCGGACGCGCTCGGCGCTGTCGGCCAGCCGTCGCACGGGACCTGCGATGGTGCTGGCGAGCAAGAGCGAAAGCACGATCATGACCGCCGAGGCGACGCCGCCGACCTTCAGAATCGCGAGACGCTCGGCGGTGACCATCTGGTCGATGTCGTCGCCCTGTGTCGACAGCATCAAGGCGCCGTGGATGGTGCGCGAGCGCTGCACCGAGACCGCAACCGAGACGATGACCTCGCCGCGCGAGTTGACGCGGACCATGCTGCGCTTCTGGCCCTTCAGCGCGTCGGAGACTTCCTCGTAGCCGTTGCCGTTCTCCGGGCCGTATTCGCGGTACAGCGGCAGGTCGCCGCGATTGAGCCAGGTGCGCACCGAGATCAGCGCGCGCTCGACGAATCCCGGCTTCTCGCTCGACGGCGGCGGCAGGTCGAAGCGCAGCACGTTTTCGAGATTGCGGCTGTCGAGCAAGAGCCCGCCATTCGGATCATAGATCCGCGCCCGCGTCTTGGTCGGCGAGATCAGCGTGCGCAGCACCGGCGCGACGCGCTCGGGATTGATCGGGAAGTCGAGCGGTGAATATTCGTCGGGCGCGCCGTAGCTCTCGCCGGGCTTGAGATCGAGGAGGCGCTCGGGATCGATGGTGATGGTGTTGGTCTGCACGGTCGCGGAGGCCGCGATGGCGCCGGCGATGATTTCGGCCTGGACCAGCAGACTCTGCGCGCGCGCATCGATCAGGCCGGCGCGGAACTGCGAGAGATACAGAATGCTCGCAACCAGAGCGAGCAGGCCGGCGATGTTCAGCGAGACGATGCGCCGGGTCAGGCTTGAGAACGACAGCGCGAACAGGAACTGCCCGGCGCGGCGCAGCCAGCTCACCGGACGTTGCCAGCCGGAGACCTGCGGGGTCTCGTCGGCCATCTCGGCGGCAGTCAACGCCGCAGAATCGTCGGCGCTCAAGGCTTGGTCAGACTGCGTGCGATCGAGCAATGTGAGTGCTCCGATTCCGGAATTTTGCAAGCTCCGGATCTACAAGGGTCGTGCGGCGGTCTCGCGCGAGACCTCAATCTCAACTTGCCGCACCAATTCGCCGCAACAATGGCCCCGTTCCGGCATCTGCGCTTCAATATGTGCGCAGGCGTAGTCTATCCAATCCAGGCCGCGACGTCAGCGCGCAATTTCGCATGACGTCGCTTCGGGCAATGCTTCAGGTTTCCTTGAAGCGATAGCCGACGCCGTAGAGGGTCTCGATCATCTCGAACTCCTCGTCGACCATCTTGAACTTCTTGCGCAGCCGCTTGATGTGGCTGTCGATGGTGCGGTCGTCGACATAAACCTGGTCGTCATAGGCCGCGTCCATCAGCGCGTTGCGGCTCTTGACCACGCCCGGACGCTGCGCCAGCGCCTGCAGGATCAGGAATTCGGTGACCGTCAGCGTGACCGGCTCGTTCTTCCAGGTGCAGGTGTGCCGCTCCGGATCCATGCGGAGCAGGCCGCGGTCCAGCGCCTTGGCGTCGTTCTCCTTCGGCAGCGCCGTCGGATCCTTCGGCTGCGAGCGGCGCAGCACGGCCTTGACGCGCTCGACCAGCAGGCGCTGCGAGAACGGTTTGCGGATGAAGTCGTCGGCGCCCATCTTCAGGCCGAACAGCTCGTCGATCTCCTCGTCCTTGGAGGTCAGGAAGATCACCGGCAGGTCGGACTTCTGGCGCAGCCGCCGCAACGTCTCCATGCCGTCCATGCGCGGCATCTTGATGTCGAGGATGGCGAGGTCCGGCTGGCTGGTCCGGAAGCCGTCGAGGGCCGATGCGCCATCGGTGTAGGTCATGATCCGGTAACCCTCGGCCTCTAGCGCGATGGAGACGGATGTCAGAATGTTACGGTCGTCATCGACCAAGGCGATTGTGGGCATGAGCCTGCTTTCAGAGTCTGGTTACGCCGAGACTTCGAGAATCAAGATAAGGGCCGCGTATTTGGGCTTCGAACATGGTCAACGAGCAATGCAAGCTGGGCTGAAGTGTGACCGAGTTCCACAAATACCATGGCAAAGTCTTGTGCCGCGCCCAGGTTTGTGGCCCGTTTAGCCGAAAAAAGGCCTTCATTGCAACCGGATGGACGAGGGAAAGACGATGTCTGCGAGCTTTAACCCTAATCGCGTGACCCGCTCCCTGCTGCGCCGAAGCCGGCAAGGCGCTCTTGCGACGCTGATGCCGGATTCGGGCGATCCTTATTGTTCCCTCGTCAACGTCGCCACGGCCGCGGACGGCGCACCGATCATCCTGATCTCGCGATTAGCAGTGCATACGAAAAACGTTCTCGCCGATTCGCGCGTGTCGCTGATGCTCGATGAACGCGCGCCGGGCGATCCGCTCGAGGGTGCTCGGATCATGCTGTCAGGCAAGGCCGAACAGGCAACTGATGAGAACAGGGAAAGCTTGCGTCGCCGGTATCTCAATGCGCATCCCTCAGCGAGCGACTACGCCGATTTTGCCGACTTCTCGTTCTTTGTCATTCGCCTCGCGGCTACGCATCTCGTTGCAGGATTCGGTCGCATCGTCGATCTCAAGCCCGAGCAGTTTCTCACCGATGTGTCGGACGCTGCCGAGCTGCTGGCTGCGGAGCAGGGCGCCGTCGATCACATGAATGACGATCACCGCGACGCGCTCGGTCTCTATGCAACGAAGCTGTGCGGTGCCGAGCCGGCCGAGTGGCGTTGCAGCGGCTGTGATCCCGACGGGCTCGATCTGATGGCCGATGGCAAGACGTTGCGGCTCGATTTTCCCGAACGCGTCACCACGCCGGGAGGCCTGCGCAAGATGCTGGTGCGGCTGGTCGATGAGGCGCGGGCGAAGGAGTAAGTTAGTTCGAGTGAAGATCGATGGATCATTCATGAGGACAGCAGCGAACGCCGCGAACTCGCGGCAATGCTGCCAGTTAGTTACTCCGTCATGGCCGGGCTTGTCCCCGGCATCCACGTCGTTCTCGACATGCCGGTCGACGTGATGGCCGGGACAAGCCCGGCCATCACGACGCGGAAAGAGAAGAGCGCAAAACCTCGACGGTGATATGCGATGGCCCGGCCCCTCCGGAGGAGGGGTGATCGACCGCGGCGGCTGCGATGCGATCCGTTCCTAACGGACTTATGAGGTGCCGAAGCGACGAGCGTGCGCGCTCGTGTCCGGGAGGGTGGACCTTCATCTCGCAGCGCGGATCCTTCGTTTGGAGGCTGTTCGCACGGCTTAGCGAAACTGAAACGCGCTGATATATCTGCTGCGTTGCAGCATGCTCCGCGGCCGCGTTGGCTGCCATTCGGATGAGCATCGCGCGGCGAAATTTGAGCTACGTGCATCAGCTGTTAGCAATAACCAATTTGGCCGGATCGTCTTGGCAAGACCAGCGTTGATCAGTATTAGGTCGGCGACCGCGCCTCGGTACGGCGATGTAAACGGTAACGGTCACCGCATCCCGCGCCAATCTCGCGCGCAACCGATGCGGGCTCTCAGGAGGGATCTTCGTGCAAGAGACGGGTATTCGCAACGGTGCCTTCGGTGCCGACAAGTTCGGCTTAAAGAACCTCAAGCAGGTGCACTGGAATCTCGGCGCTCCCCAGCTCTATCAGTACTCGCTGGCGGCTGGCGAAGCGGTGCTGTCGGCCGACGGAGCGCTGTGCGCGGATACTGGCGAGTTCACCGGCCGCAGCCCGAAGGACAAGTTCACGGTCCGTGATGCGTCGACCGAGAAGATGTGGTGGGCCGGCAACCAGTCGATCACGGCCGAGCAGTTCGAGACGATCTATCAGGACTTCCTCAAGCACGCCGAAGGCAAGAGCCTGTTCGCGCAGGACCTGTATGGCGGCGCCGATCCGGCTTTCCGCATCAAGACGCGCGTCTTCACCGAGCTCGCCTGGCACTCGCTGTTCATCCGCACGCTGTTGATCCGCCCCGAGAAGATCGAGCTCGACACCTTCGTGCCGGAGCTCACCATCATCGACATGCCGAGCTTCCGCGCCGATCCGAAACGTCACGGCGTGCGTTCGCAGAACGTCGTGGCCATCGATTTCGCCCGCAAGATCGTCCTGATCGGCGGGTCTTATTATGCCGGCGAGATGAAGAAGAGCGTGTTCACGACGCTCAACTACTATCTGCCCGAGCGCGGCGTGATGCCGATGCACTGCTCGGCCAATGTCGGCCCGAACGGCGACACCGCGATCTTCTTCGGCCTGTCCGGCACCGGCAAGACTACGCTCTCGGCCGATCCGAACCGCACCTTGATCGGCGATGACGAGCATGGCTGGGGTCCGTCAGGCGTGTTCAATTTCGAGGGCGGCTGCTACG is from Bradyrhizobium sp. ORS 285 and encodes:
- a CDS encoding methyl-accepting chemotaxis protein, translated to MSRLRSISARLIVALSLTVAIACAVLGTFSVIQQRALTRLALEQQLKLQFDSVAAGIDYEGRAALAVSSTLAALPPIADAYLKGDRDALGALLGGAMTSLKAQGIPLVNVWAPPATNFYRVHEPKVFGDDTSKRRLTVVQANQTGKQIAGVEQSRLSLGIFGMTPIMRDGKAIATVDVGAAFGKEFVDRAKQRFGIDLAVYWINEGQPKRLSSTFGDDVVATTDEVQAVFKGAPIQRDATLAGRPAAVYVGQIKNYAGDPIAVLEVIKDTTAYQAAASSAQQQLILGTLVILLLAVAVALFVARGISRPLVAITAVMHRLSSGDTDVAIPGGERKDELGTMAQAVDVFRRNMIETSSLREAQEASQLQAEHDKQALQRQMADRFEADVKGVVSSVAKATADMERVVEEITISVNGTSQRTAAAAAASEEASSGVSTVAAASEELASSVTEIGRQVAHSSKVADGAVIKARQTTEMVSSLAAAAEKIGDVLRLIDAIASQTNLLALNATIEAARAGEAGRGFAVVAAEVKELAGQTAKATEEIAGQVTSIQAATSDCVTAIGGISTTIQEISGIAATIAAAVEQQGSATREIARSVQQAASGTTEVSKNVVGASDAAEQSRQLADHVMVATRDLGKRANDLFKSVDTFLAGLRQAA
- the lepA gene encoding translation elongation factor 4, with amino-acid sequence MTTVPIPNIRNFSIVAHIDHGKSTLADRLIQMTGGLSDREMAGKEQVLDSMDIERERGITIKAQTVRLQYRAKDGKDYIFNLMDTPGHVDFAYEVSRSLAACEGSLLVVDASQGVEAQTLANVYQALDNNHEIVPVLNKIDLPAAEPEKIKQQIEDVIGIDASDAVMISAKTGLGIPDVLEAIVTRLPPPKGDRDATLKALLVDSWYDVYLGVVVLVRIVDGVMKKGSRIRMMGTGAAYDVERVGFFTPKMTQVDELGPGEVGFITAAIKEVADTRVGDTITDDRKPVSEMLPGFKPAIPVVFCGLFPVDADDFETLRAAMGKLRLNDASFSFEMETSAALGFGFRCGFLGLLHLEIIQERLSREFDLNLIATAPSVIYKMKLTDGEEIEIHNPVDMPDVVKIAEIQEPWIEATILTPDEYLGSVLKLCQDRRGNQKELTYVGARAMVKYDLPLNEVVFDFYDRLKSVSKGYASFDYHLTDYKPADLVKMQILVNNEPVDALSMLVHRTRAEGRGRAMVEKMKDLIPPHMFQIPIQAAIGGKVIARETVRALRKDVTAKCYGGDITRKRKLLEKQKEGKKKMRQFGKVDIPQEAFIAALKVDS
- a CDS encoding glycosyltransferase family 39 protein; translation: MSSTSLPHQAVRPRNRLGPQRLAAWLVARATAPATSFWVVIGFVLVHVVLWTAILTNLKAAQDVHMDVAEAYAWGSRFLLGYGKHPPLSGWIAGLWFSVFPVKDWATYALAMAMVGCGLVIVWFASLKVVDRRRAFFVVVMVALYPIFNFKGFKYNADLVQLLTLPLVVLAYLNAFEKRSVVSGIWLGLAGAAALMTKYWVLTMIGAIGLAALLHPERMRFLASPAPWVAIATMLLAMVPHLVWLWQVHFVPLTYAGDVYSLSDRGRAAGLVLGYVGHNLALLALPVALAALVLAWPPRFAFHNWRRGPNPGVNRSQALNVWWVQAIVAVGPPLGGLAFTIYMKTDWGISLFFLVPLALVSIPALRPRRTMLPRLAALWLVLSLLTLAASPWIARREMAANPNGVTGYGARSQLAQQLTQAWHARFGSPWKHAAGYSEMDTPMTFYSPDHPRPFTVPYTAEETWGSGLSTLEDLKRDGFIGVCDTTDNRIASCEAWMAKEAPHAEPLVMTTQRFFHGLAGPAIVWKVYIQGPGK
- a CDS encoding HPr family phosphocarrier protein; amino-acid sequence: MSDEDAPQDNIAGPAVPADAMSRELLITNKRGLHARASAKFVQMVEKFQAEVWVTRGGETVGGRSIMGLMMLAAAPGTKILVSATGPEAEAALQAITDLVNDKFHEEGV
- a CDS encoding PTS sugar transporter subunit IIA, translating into MIGLVLVTHGRLADEFRAALEHVMGPQKQIEAVTIGADDDSDLCRSDIIEAVNRVDTGDGVAILTDMFGGTPSNLAISCMSRPKVEVLAGINLPMLVKLAKVREERSLPDAIAMAQEAGRKYVTIASRVLAGK
- a CDS encoding HPr kinase/phosphorylase, with the translated sequence MSAATASIHASAVKVGDRAVLIRGPSGSGKSRLAFDLILAGRAGQIPPAVLVGDDRVHLATRGGEIWVSPAPSLAGLIEIRGLGIRSCDHVSGAPIGLIVDLMAEDAARLPSPEALRWRENGIELPRIPVGRGYEPLPLVVAALTTTESS
- a CDS encoding sensor histidine kinase, which codes for MLDRTQSDQALSADDSAALTAAEMADETPQVSGWQRPVSWLRRAGQFLFALSFSSLTRRIVSLNIAGLLALVASILYLSQFRAGLIDARAQSLLVQAEIIAGAIAASATVQTNTITIDPERLLDLKPGESYGAPDEYSPLDFPINPERVAPVLRTLISPTKTRARIYDPNGGLLLDSRNLENVLRFDLPPPSSEKPGFVERALISVRTWLNRGDLPLYREYGPENGNGYEEVSDALKGQKRSMVRVNSRGEVIVSVAVSVQRSRTIHGALMLSTQGDDIDQMVTAERLAILKVGGVASAVMIVLSLLLASTIAGPVRRLADSAERVRRRIKTRVEIPDFTRRRDEIGHLSGALRDMTDALYARIEAIEMFAADVAHELKNPLTSLRSAVETLPLARNDNSRARLLAVIEHDVKRLDRLISDISDASRLDAELQRQDMTLVDLRRLLNTLTSVANETKKNGTDVAVEVRFEGRGVNDTFSVPGHDSRLGQVISNLLSNAQSFSAAGGKVRITCRRVRSEIEITVDDDGPGIREDALQRIFERFYTDRPHQGFGQNSGLGLSISKQIIDAHGGRIWAENRPGPVDADGNPTVAGARFIVRLPAS
- a CDS encoding response regulator transcription factor codes for the protein MPTIALVDDDRNILTSVSIALEAEGYRIMTYTDGASALDGFRTSQPDLAILDIKMPRMDGMETLRRLRQKSDLPVIFLTSKDEEIDELFGLKMGADDFIRKPFSQRLLVERVKAVLRRSQPKDPTALPKENDAKALDRGLLRMDPERHTCTWKNEPVTLTVTEFLILQALAQRPGVVKSRNALMDAAYDDQVYVDDRTIDSHIKRLRKKFKMVDEEFEMIETLYGVGYRFKET